In one Parus major isolate Abel chromosome 13, Parus_major1.1, whole genome shotgun sequence genomic region, the following are encoded:
- the LOC107210896 gene encoding thymosin beta-4-like has protein sequence MGLGGGRRGEERRDYPDLFQLTLPQTATKQLKREQPDGPIMSDKPDFAEIETFDKTKLKKTETREKNPLPTKETIEQEKQSESTA, from the exons ATGGGtttgggaggagggaggaggggagaggagaggagggattACCCTGACCTTTTTCAACTCACACTGCCTCAGACAGCCACCAAGCAGCTGAAGAGAGAGCAGCCAGACG GACCCATCATGTCCGACAAACCAGATTTTGCAGAAATTGAAACATTTGACAAGACCAAGCTGAAGAAGACagaaaccagagagaaaaatccacTGCCCACTAAAGAAA CTATcgaacaggaaaagcaaagtgaaagTACAGCCTGA
- the WNT8A gene encoding protein Wnt-8a, which yields MKRSTLLILSITGVYSAILHTAAWSVNNFLMTGPKAYLTFSSSVAAGAHSGMEECKFQFGWERWNCPESALQLSTHNRLRSATRETSFVHAISSAGVMYTLTRNCSLGDFESCGCDDSRNGRVGGRGWVWGGCSDNVEFGEKVSKLFVDALETGHDTRALINLHNNEVGRLAVKDTMKRACKCHGVSGSCSIQTCWLQLAEFREIGNYLKIKYDQAHKLEMDKRRVRAGNSADSRGATAETFHHIHATELVFLEDSPDYCTRNASLGHHGTEGRECLQTGKNLSQWEKRSCRRLCTECGLRVEERRTEVVASCNCKFHWCCTVRCEQCRTLVAKHFCTRRDSAAPNHIRQRNRGHRR from the exons ATGAAGAGAAGCACCCTCCTCATCCTTTCCATCACAGGGGTCTACAGTGCCATTCTCCACACAGCAGCATG gtCTGTGAATAACTTTCTGATGACAGGACCTAAG GCTTACCTGACGTTCTCCAGCAGTGTGGCAGCCGGGGCACACAGTGGGATGGAGGAGTGCAAGTTCCAGTTCGGGTGGGAGCGCTGGAACTGCCCCGAGAGCGCCCTGCAGCTCTCCACCCACAACCGGCTCCGCAGCG CTACCCGGGAAACCTCCTTCGTGCATGCCATCAGCTCAGCCGGGGTCATGTACACCCTCACCAGGAACTGCAGCCTGGGAGACTTTGAGAGCTGCGGCTGTGATGACTCCAGGAACGGCCGTGTCG GTGGCCGAGGCTGGGTCTGGGGAGGATGCAGTGACAATGTGGAGTTTGGGGAGAAGGTTTCCAAGCTCTTCGTGGATGCCTTGGAAACAGGGCATGATACCCGTGCGCTGATTAACCTGCACAACAATGAAGTGGGGAGACTT GCAGTGAAAGACACAATGAAGAGAGCCTGCAAGTGCCACGGGGtgtcaggcagctgcagcatccagacctgctggctgcagctcgCCGAGTTCCGCGAGATTGGCAACTACCTGAAGATCAAATACGACCAAGCCCACAAGCTGGAGATGGACAAGAGGCGCGTGAGAGCTGGCAACAGCGCCGACAGCCGCGGCGCCACGGCAGAGACCTTCCACCACATCCACGCCACGGAGCTCGTCTTCCTGGAGGACTCCCCCGACTACTGCACAAGGAATGCCAGCCTGGGCCACCACGGCACCGAGGGCCGCGAGTGCCTACAGACTGGCAAGAACCTCTCACAGTGGGAGAAGAGGAGCTGCCGGCGGCTCTGCACCGAGTGCGGCCTGCGAGTGGAGGAGCGGAGGACGGAGGTGGTGGCCAGCTGCAACTGCAAGTTCCACTGGTGCTGCACGGTGCGCTGCGAGCAGTGCCGGACGCTGGTGGCCAAGCATTTCTGCACCCGCCGTGACTCCGCTGCCCCCAACCACATCAGGCAGAGGAACAGGGGGCACAGGAGATAG